ACTTTGGGGGAAACCCGTGGCCTCTGGGGGCTGAGGTCATGGGGAAAAGGTCCTCCTGCTCCCAGGGGTCCCTGGGGTTCTACTCACTTCCCTGCACCCCACATCAGCTAGAGAGCAACTCAAGAGGCCTTACCAGTCTCTGATGCCTTGTAACACGGAGACCCCAGTTCCCCATCGGCAGAGCGGGGAGACCCCCGCCCAGGCAGGGAGTCTGAGCAGTATCATGAGGGGTGTCGGCAAGTTCCAGGGCTCAGCTGGGGGATGGGACTGGGAGGTACCCGagcgccccccacccacccagacTCTGCCTCCGGAGCCCCTGTCCACCCCTGATGGTCAGCTCATGTGCCTGACATGAGGCGCTGGGGTCAGCAGTGACCACAGTGGGCCCGCCGCTGCCCTCTTGGGGCTCATGATGTGTGGGCAGGAGTCCCACCTGTTGCAATGACAGCTGACGGTGACCTGGGCTACTAGGGAAATAATCAGATAGGCTCACTATGTGGGGTAGTGCAGAAGGCTTCTCGGAGGAGGAGGCATCTGGGCCGAGGGTGACGGGGCCAGCAGGGGAGAGGCAGGGCAGGCACGTTTAGCGCTGAGGACACCACTCCCCACTtctcccaggaggggagatgtCCCCTTATGGCAGCAACTTGTAGGACGGTCTGGCTGGTGCGCCTTCCCCTTCCTCCCGACAGTGGAAGCAAACAGGTAACCCACTCAGTTCCCGTCAAGTCTCCTGGGAAGCAGCAATGCCCGTTCCGgcctctctttcttcccccatctctctctctttaagtCTGGTGCAGGGACGTTCTGGCCAGCCAGCCCGGCTCCCCTCGTTgaaccctccctccctgcccatctCCTCCACCTCCCCTGCAGCCCCCACCCAGGGGCGGCTCCTTGGAGTACTCACCAGGCCAGGCTATTTGTATCCCCTCTTGACACCCACCCAGGAGCCAGGCGCTATACCTGGTTAATTGTTTCCTACCGCTGTTGGGAGCCCCCACCCACACACCTCCCACAGGCTGCCCCCTGCCTGCTCCAGAGCTCTCAGAGTCTGTGTGCACCCCTGATGACCCAAGGGCAAGGTCTCTGGGGCCGCTGGGCACGCATGTCTCCGTTTCGTGGGCCTCCTCCCCAGGGACCACCCAGCCTCGCAGCCTGGCCCCAGCACTCATGGTTCTGGCTTATCCACCCCATGGCTGCATAGGAATCTCCCAATTTAGTCCATTGCTCAGGTTCCGTGGGGCTCAAGCCTCTGCTCACTCAGGCTGACCTCCTGGCTGCCCATGGGGGAAGCTGTTCCTCTCTTTCCCCGTTGGCTCCCTCGCCGCTCTGAGGTGCCCAGGCAGGCGGACTTGGGTGCCCATTTCCCAGATGGGTAAACCAGATCTGAGCCTTCCCAATATGCCCAGCCCAGGGGAACCAGCAGGGACCGTGAAGCGGCGTCTTGCTGGGGTCCCAGCATCCATCTGGGTGGCAGGGGTAGGAGGGCATTTTGCAGACTGGAGCTTCAGGGGCTCAGTATCAAGGAGGATTTGGGTGGGGCCTCTCCGGGGCTTCATGCAAATGAGCCTGCGCTGGGGCTGTTTTGTAACAGCCTCGCCCACACTCCGGATCTGCCGCGCCCGCTGCCGCCCACGGACCCTGCGGAATTAGCTCGCAAATGGGAGGAACAGGTGACAGGGAGCCCGCGTGAGGGGAGTCAGCCCCGCCAATCTCACACCCGGGTGTGCGGAGCGGGAGGCAGGCGGGGGCGAGGGCCCGCGACCCCATCAACCCATCACAATCAAGATGTAGTTTGTCTCCTTTCCAAAGGCACCGAGCTGGCTGTGTCCCTGCTTTGCAAGAAAATGACTTTCCTGTCAGCTGGGAGCAGGACGCCCACCTCCCCAAAGCTCCAGCTCTGTCTTCCTCCACGACAGCGCCTGCTCCATCCACACTGCGGGCATTCCCTTCCCGAGGCGATGAAAACCCCCGCTCAGCCTGGCCTGTGACATCCATCTGcccggggtggggctggggctggtgtTTCATGGAAGGAAACACTCCAGCCAGCGCTTCCTGCTCAGGTTGCCTTCTGTCCCTGCCGCTCCCTCTGGGCCTGGCGGTCAGGTCAAGGAGGCAGGGCCGGGCCAGGCTCCGCGTCCAGCAGCCCCCAGtgtgcaccccacccccacccaccactcAAGCCAGCTCCCAAGGGTGCCTGCGGggcctccctggcctcagggccaGCCTGAACATCCAAATGTGCTGGCCGCCCTCCCGGGGTGTCCAGAGGGGTCCAGAACATTTTCTCAGCCTTAGATCGTCCTCTAACTAGGACACCCAAGAATGCTTCCCTCTGTGGGTGATGCCAGCGCATTCGGGTCCCCTGGCAGGCCAGCTTGGGGGCTGATGGGGCAGAGGCACCTCTGGCATGACCCACCGAGGCAGAGCCCAGGAGGAGCATCTGAGCCCACAAGCCCCTTCCATCCAGCTGACAGAGTGAAGGCCCTTCCCCTTCCCAGAGAGGAAGCCCACAGTGCTCAGAGGACAGACAGGTGTAGGGTGTCCTTTAGGGCAGCAGATCCTGGCACGTCCTGCCGCTGGGGCCTTGCCCCACTTTGCTTTTCTGCCCAGGGCTTGGCCTGCAGCCCTGGCCAGCAGAGTGACCACGGGGGAATCACAGACCCTTCAGGCCTTTGCTGAGATCACACTGGCTGAGCACAGGCcagcccagtgcccagcacatactGTACGGTCGCCACTGTCCTCACGCCCCCTACCCTCTTCTGCACACCcgcctgccccccccaaccccttaCGAATAGATGCCTCCCCAGGTCCTCACAGAGCATGTAGGTTTCCTCTTTTAACAGGACCATGCTCCCCACCCAGACATTCCTCTCCGGGGACCTGGGCAGCTGTGAGGGGCTCCCGCCTGCCTTGCCCTCCTCACCCTCAGCAGGAGAAAGGCGTTCTGGACTCCCTTTCACCATCGCTCTCTTCACCATCACTTACCTGTTTCaggatattttctttctgtctgctgaATAGAGTGGAACATTCCACAATGTGGAAACGTGGGGACATGGGTCCCCTGACTCTGGGAAGAAAAGTTCCAGAGACCCCACTTTCCATAGAGTGATCAGAAGAACTTTGGGTTGATTTTGGAAGAAATCCTCCTACATGTTTTTCTCACTGCCCTgccttaaaaaaacaacaacaaaacaaaacacaaaaacccttATCCTGGATGTGAATGGAATCTCCCGGGTGAATGGAATCTCACGGTGATCCCTGCCTTGGAAGGCTCCGTGATGCCTGGCTCCTTCTCCCAGCCGTGTTGGACCCCAATGTGTGTAAAGATCATAATTCACTTACTTACTCAAAGGGCACTTGGGAGGCTCCCAGTTTGCAGCCTACAGAGAACCTTCTAGTCCTGTGAGCACAAGAGCTTTTGGCTGTGTGTGCACACCCAGGAGCAGGACTGTGGGGTTGTAGGGCACCTATGTGTCACCTGCAGGTAGGACTAAAACCGTTTTGAGGGATGAGGCCCTGGttccccacatcctctccagcacttggtGTTTTCCCTCCTCTTAATTTTGGCCTTTCTGGCAGGTGCCACCCCTTCTGGAGAAGGGAGTTCACACACGCTTCAGCTGTTTCTTGATAATTCAAGGTCTCAATCATCAGTGTTACTCACAGTTCCAGATTAAATAGCTCAGAGCAGACCAGCCCTCCCCATGTTGTGTGCTTAGCACCCCTCTCACAACAACTCACCATGCATAGACCACCAGACTGCCAACCAGAGTGCCCGGGGCTCCCAAGACCTCCTTTGTGCCCTGTCAGCCACCCCTTTTCACTCCCTGCCACTCCTGTACAAATATTGTCACTATCTGAGACATATTGGAAGAGAAAACAGTGAGTCCCTGGGCATCCTGCCATGCTGCTGCCCTGCCCTTCTGTGACCACTGGGCCTTCGTCCGACTTCAGGCTTTGGAAGAACTGAGACTCGCCTCATCTTCCTCTGTTCATTCATAGATTCATAGTCAGCAAATACTCCCTGAGCATCTGGTCTGTGTCCAGAACAGCCTATGTCATGGATGAAGCTCAAGCACAGCCACAGACCTGACCCTGTTGAGCTCGTAAGGCCACCCAGGGGCACACTACCCATGCTGGGATGGGGTTGCCCCCCCAACACTGCCCCCACCCACAACCCAAAGTGCATGTTTTCCACAGAGGGGCGTGGGCAGTGTGGGACCTCCCACACTTGTTTATTGGGTGACCACCGTCCTGGTTCTCCAGGGACAGAGGGCCTCCCAGGATACATGACAGTCAGTGCCAAAGCTGGAAATGTCTGGAGAAATTGGGGTGAGTATGGACCCAGAGTTGTGGGGGGCTGCACCTGGGTCCTGGCCCAGATACTCTGCCTGCCTTGGGCATGGCTCAGGTCTGCCCCTGTGTCTTCTCAGTGCTGTTGCCCACTCAGGTCCAGTGAGAAAAGAGCCAGCCAGGGCTGCCTAAATGGGCTTCTGAGGCTGAGTGAAGGAGCGAAGGATGATGCCATTTACCAGGATCTGTACTAGGCAAGGCTGAGGTCACAGATCCCTGCTCAGAGGCAAGACTCTGTggaggggatttccctggtggtgcagtagttaagactctgaactcccaatgcagggggcccaggttctatcctggtcaaggaactaggtCCCACAAGCATGCAGCAACTAGCAGtttacatgccacaactgaggagtccatgtgccgcaactaaggagcctgcgagccgcaactaaggagcccacctgccgcaactaagacctggcgtaaccaaataaataaataaatatttttaaaaaaagactcagtGGAAACATCTCAGGGAGACGTTTCCATGACAACCCGCAGAGGAGGCTGGTCCCTGTGTAGGTTCCTACAGTCCCCTCCACTTGTCCTGTGTGACCCTTTCTTGATGCACTGAGAAGGGGGCAGGGCTAGGTTAGTCTCCTTCTCCTTTAAAGTCCTATACCTGGTGTCTGATGGTcattggatggatggagggatggatggggagAATGTCGGCCCTGTCCAGCAAGCAGGCCGACTCCTTGCTGAGGTGTGAGTCCTAACTTCAGCTCAATGACAACTTTGGGTGATGTGTATTTAGTGGCTGCTCCTAACCAAATCCTGTGCTAAGGACTCATCTCCCATGCTTCTGATCACCGTTCCTGGGGAGGTACACACCatccttcccattttacagagggaccTCAGAAGCCAGAGAGGCCTACCAGATGCCAGGCACCGTGACCCTGTCTTGATAACCCCCTCCTGTTTGGAAAAATGTAGAAGACTCAGGTTTCTAGAGCTAGGGTCATCCAGGCCCTCTGGCCAccttcatcccacccctccctctccctttagTGAACAAGCTCCTCAGAAGACCCATGTGACCCCAGGAAATTGGGCAGAAGGAAGGGGAGACCCCCCTTTGGGGGTGATGCCCAGAGTGTCCAGGCCCATCTTAGTCCCACACTTGGGTGTGAGCGGGGACGCACACACAACCATCGGGGGTACAGGGTACAGAAGCGTAGACGATACTTCCCAGTGGTGTCCAGACGCCCTGCCACCGATGAGACACTTGTTATCTGGAAATGGATGTGGCCTCTCCTCCATGCAGCCCTGGCTTGATGGAGTTCCCTCCACCCAGGGACACCCAGCACTTGCCCTCTGCCTGCACTAGGGGCTGTCCTCTGGACAGAGCAGCCCCTCATCCTCCATCAGCCAGGATCTGGAGCTGGTCCAAGTGTCCCAGTGGTGGTGTCACCTGTCCCTTAACATCCAGCCCAGGAAGGGACATTGACTGCCTGGTCAGGTCACACACCCTGCTTATTCTCCCACATCCCCTGCTTATTCTCCCACATCCTCATCGCCCCACGGCAGGGGGACCCCTCTCCCAACTTGTCTGGCATTTCAGtcccctcccttccacccccaaGATGACACCCAGGAGGCACAAGACATGCCGTGAAGGAGCAGGAAACCAGGGAGCCGGCACCAGATCCTCTAGGCAGTTTCCAAATCCAGCCCCCCAGGGGGTCGCAGGGAGGAGCCGGCTGATCCTCCCCCGCGATGCACTCCTAAGTCACAGGCTCAATTTTTCTGGTGGGAGAGCTAGATCTGTGGGTGGCACTTTTTTTCCTGGTGACGTCTAAATAACCATGACAGCAGCAGCAAAGGATGGCAGAGCCTGGCTCTCGGAAGAGTTTCTTCTGGGTCTTCCAGGCTCCCTCTACCCTcacccctctcttcccctcttctctctttttttctaccCTCCTCACCTCACCtgtctcctctttcctctcctctcagtctctctcctcccccctccccatccctgcctTCTGCTTCTCACAATGCAGGGAGCACAGCCGCTGCTGGCCTCTGTCCCCTGAGCCAGGAAGTAGAGTCCAGGGGCCAGGATGCCCACCCGCCAAAGTCCCCTCTGTATCCAAATATTTACACTGTGTCtgcacacaaaaattaatacatcGATTTTGTCAGCCGATTCCCACTGCCCGCTTGGCCTCTGGAGAGTCAGGCCGGTACTGGCCCGTCCTGCCCGCCACAACGGCAGCACCCACAATGCTGCCCAGAGGCCGGCTGGTAGCGCATACAAAGCACCCGTCCGGCCATTATCATTCCGGAGCCGAAATCCACCCCGGCGTGCATCTCATCGGTCATTCAGCAGCCCTTAATGACTTGTCAGTTCCTTGCCCTGCCATTTTCTGTCTAATTAATTCTTTTATTGTGCACCGGATAAAGCAAGACAAAGGCCTCCCCGGCAATAATGATTCATTAAAATGCAGCGCCTTCGCTGGCGCTCTTGGCCCTGCACCAGCCCGGCTGCTCTGCTCAGCCGCCTGCACTCCCGCCAGGCCTCCAGCACCTTAACCCTTTGCGGGGTCCTGCGGGTGGCACCCTGGCCCAGGGAGCCAGCGAGCAGGGCCGACCTGACCCGGTTAGGGACCTCTTGGAAAGGcccagcagcagcctcagcagaCCGAGCCCTGCATTCTGGCCCCAGCCCCCTGGGGACGGCAGGGGTTATGGAGAgcttgggggggcgggggcgaggTATCCGCTGCACACAGGACCTTGCTGGGGACAGCCCAGCCTGGGCAGGGGAAGCAGGAAGGCTGTGCAGGCCTCCACCACCGGCCATTCTGGGGCTGAGCTGAGGAAGTCACTATGAGGCTGGGGGAGATGAGGGGAGGGAAGACCCCAGGGGTCCAGGGACAAGTCTGCCAGCAGGATGGGGCAGGAAGGTTCCTGTCCCATGTGTCCAAGTGCTGGCCTCAGGCTCACCAAGTAAATCCTCAAGGCACCTCAGTGAGACCATCATCACCCCATGGTCatggggggaaactgaggcacagaggggttgaCAGGAAAGTGGCAGAGCTTCTATCCACCGGCCCAGACTGCCTTACTGCAGGGAAGCTTGGAGGACACCTCGGTGCAGCAGGAGGGGtcccagaggcagaggctgggacGGGGGCATCCCAGGCCCCTGGCCTTTGAGTGCACATTCTCTGCCCATTTCacttttacttaattttcttaCCAGCAAATCCACCTTATTCTGCAGATGAGCAAGAAGCAGCATCATGTGATTGAAGGTGGTAATAATAGAACCAAGAGTTCTCTCAGGTATCTGTGCAAACGCTCCATCGCGGGCAGGTCCTATTCTCACTGAGTCCCCCCAGTATGTCAGGGGGTCTTTTccatctttcctccctcccagagggAGGCCAGGTATCCCAAAGCCAGCCTGAAGAAGCAGAAGACAGGACACCTCTCACAGCCTGGTTGCCCAGGCACGCAGCCAGGGGTGGGCAGTGCTGGGCTCTCAGGGCCAGTCCTCGGCCCCACTCTCTGCTCCAGGACGTTCCTCACATGAAGGGGGGGCTGGAGCCCCATGTGCATCTCCCTCTTttgctccttccctccctgacTTCCCCTTTGTAGCCTCCTGCAGCCCCATCCTTGGAGATATCTGTACAGCTGCTCCCTCCTGGAGGAGAAGTGCCCGGGCCAGGGGGCCCGAGTTTGGGGGCCGAGTGCGGCTACAAGTCTCCTTCCTCGAGAATGATTCCTTacccccagtgcctggcagaaCAGCCCATCTCCCTTGTCTTGGGGTCTACACTGGCTCTGGGGTGAGACTGGGGGATTTGGCATCACGGGCTTTGTGGCCTCCAGACTAGGTCCTGGTCAGCACAGGTTTTCCATGAAGCCTGTTGGAATGTGTCCAAGGAGGCCGTCCACACAGGGTGTGAGGGCTTGCCTAGTGTCTGGTGGCCATCGAGTCATCACCTGGAAACAcatcctcccagccccacctgatGCCATGGACCGCAGCCGCTGCAAACCTGATCAGCCAGAGATGGCATCCACAGAGACCCTAGAGCCCTCTGTCCTGGGCTGGACTGGAGACCCCAGCTACACACTGGGGAGGAAAGAGTTGGTTCCACACCAGGCCAGGACTCTAAGTCTGTGATGCCCATCCTGAGTGCTGTCCCCCTAAATGTGGGCCAAAGTTGCAGCAGGCTGGGTGGGTCCTGAATCTGACCCTTGGGATCGGCCGGGTGAGCAGGACTTTGGGCCTCTCCCAGGCAGCTGCTCAGAGGACACGGGCATTCCCTGAAGCTGACAGCCACACTGGCCATGAACtcccatccaaacagaaaatccaCTTCTGAAAGCCGATATCATCCCAGGAAGAGTGATTGTGAACCAGAAGGGGCCTTTCCAACACATCAGAGCAGGGCTGGATCATAAATGCCATTTCCCCTTTCTCCCTGAACAGGGCACTCTGTTCATCTGAGATCAGAGAGGCAATGCTCTCTGTTCTGcatgaggaaatgaaaaatgaggaacTTTTCCTGCCAGCCTGGCCCTGGGATGGGCCAATGGAACAGTCTAAATGAGAACAGGAATCCGGACCAGCTTGAGCAGACACTCTCTTAGACTTGGGGCGAGGCGGGGCGAGGCCGACCTTGGGAGTAACCTCGTCAGCTGGGCTTTCCTCAAAAATCCTTCACCAGCCTGAGGACCAGGGTAGCCCAGGGAGCCCTCTCAGCAGCCCTGACCCCCAGGGGGCCGCCCCAGCTGGCTTCTCAGAGTGTCACTGAGGGATCCAGCATTTGGGGAGACAGAGACCCCACCACTTCTAGGGTCCTTGGCTGTGGGCTCGGCCTGCGATGTCTGCCTGAGAATGCTCCCAGCAGGGAAGCCACCAGCCCAGGCCCCAAAGACAGGAGGGGGCCCTGGAGGGGCAGGGACAAGGTGCAGGGCACTGGGTCTCCATGCCCTGGGCCAGGCAGGGTGTGGTTGCGCCAGGACCACATGGCTGTCCTTCCTCTCCCTGGAGCGTCACGagctcaaatgtaggaaacccaTGGGAACCCTGCCCAGAACCCAGGGCCATGGGGGCTGTCACACAGGGTGGGTCAGCGGGAAAAGACCGGGACCTGGGGAGTTAATACGCAGGAGCCCCTCCAACTCCAAACAAAACTGGCAGAGCCTCCAGCCCTCGGGAACCTGGCAAGGCCTGAGCGATCCCAGAACAGCAAAGGGGAGGCCTTGCTCCCTCTGTCAGCAAGCTGGACGCTGGGGGCTTTCCTTGGTTTGGGGTGTCAATGCGAGGGCTTAGAGGGCCATATGGACCTGGACAGCCCTTCGCTGGATGCAGGGCAGGCTGGGCTGGCTCCTCGCAGGCGGCCGGCTGTGAAGGCAGCGGGCCTCTGTGAGCCTGGATGTCTACATCCCCCCACCTCAGACCCGCCTCACCCGGGAAGCTTGGCAAACACTGGTCTCACGAACCCTCATAAATCCGGGCAGCTCTTCCCAAACACTGCTCTTGGCAGGCCCTGGATGTGGCTCCCCAGCGCGGGGTGAGGGACGCGCCCTGGACTGCAGCCACGCGAGCGGCTGGGCAGGCGAGGGGAAGGGTGCGTGGCCCTATACCCAGGCCATCCATTAAAATTGCATAGGTTAACTGCCTTGCGTATCTGGGTTCTCTTGAGAAGCATAATCTTCCTCTCACCCCCAGATGCATCTGCACAGCTCAGAGGTGGGTGCCTCCAGGCCCGCGTGCTGGGGAGGCCCGGCCGGGGAGCGAGGCTGCCCCTCGCTTGCTGTTGCTCCCACAACCGTTTCTTCCTAGAAACCCTTTCTGCCAACCAGACAGTCCTGTCCGGGGCCTGCAGGGCAGCTTTTATCCAGCTCCCAGCCTGGCTCTGAGCCAGTGCCCGAAAAATGTCGTCAGCCACCCAGAAACCAGCTCTGGGATTCGCCTGGGAGGAAACCACGGCCCAAATCTGGCCCATCTGGACCCATTTTGCCTACTGAGAAGGTTCCCCCCACAACACACACCAGGAGGAAGATGCATCCCCCGCTTCCTGGAGGCTTCTGAGatctattcttttcaaattcagATGCAGCACCCAAGAGGGAGGGTGGTCTGGCCAGCCGGCCCCTCCCCCCGGGGAGCCTGGGGTTAACCCTCACAGAGCCCACTCCTGCCTTGGCCAAACTCCTTCAAAACAGGACCCCCATGGTCTCGGAGACCCACAGCCCCCACGCTTATGGAAAGCAACACACAAAATGCAGCCCACGTagataaaaagcattttttaattttatcaaattgaTCTGTACAAAAGTTAGCGTTGCTTGGTCAGAAAGTAGCGAAACACAGCAGGTAAGTGACAGCGAAAATCCAAACTTGACACCGAAAAATATATTGCATAAAAATGAGTTTGCTGTagttccctgcccccacccccaggaagagatatgcaaaacaaaaaatttttttctagaaaatggtaggaaaaagtagaaaaagtaaaaagaagcaaCATCTCAGATGTACTTAAATTTACAAAGTTTTAAAGGCACAATTTTCCATGAAGTAGGCGGTTATCATCGCTCAgcacacagcagaagcaggaCAGGGAAATCAGGTATTATTCTTCTAAAACTAAGAATCTAAAAGCGCTTAGTGGAGAAGGTTTTAGTTTCACAGCTTGTAGGTGGCGCCTGGTTCCTAAGAGCCGAGATTAATGCATTTCTGGAGCCACCACGTCCCAGGAAATTCCCGCCTCCACCACTTGGCACGGTTGTGAGCAGGAATGAAATTCAGCGACACCCTGCCTTCTAAACCTTGACTTAATGCCAGGTGCCAGGGGCACCTCAACCTGATCAGAGACACCACAAGACAAATCCCTTCTCCTGCCTCGGGGTTCCGGCCACCTCTGGGGGCCCTGGAGCTGGGGCTCTGCCTGATGCCTCCCAAACAGCCAGGCTCGCAAATGCCTGGAGCAAGGGCCCCAGCccatctgcccccacccccagccctcaccCTCAGCTCTGCGGCTTCCGTTTTGTCTTAAATTCTGCTCTCTGCACAGATTACTTCattaattaaagataaaataatacagaacataaatacattttaacagctttcaaaacaaatcaaacacattgaagcttcaaaaataaaaattaaaaaaataaaataaaaagagagaagtgtTAATCACAGCCAAACCTTGCTCGGAAGAACCCTAACTACAAGGAACACCTCAGGTCTAATGAGCTGGTCCCAAGAGGTGCTCCCGCGGACACATCCCCGCCAGGCTGTGGGTGACGGGTGATGACCAGCCTCAGGAACGTCATCCATTGGTCTCGGGGAGTTCTCAGCGCCAAGGGTGGCCAGGACCTTGGAACACGGGCGGCCTGGAGACCCCACACCTCTTCCCTCCTTTTGTCCTTTGTGCTGTGGCTGCTGCTTTGCAGACACTGAGGTGCAAAACCCAGACGCTGGCGTCTGCTCGGAAGAGGGACCCAGTGACTGTCCGTCAGAGTCGCAGTCCCCGCAAAAAGAGagcaagaagggaaggagggcttTGTCCATGGACAGGAGTTTGGAAGTCTGGAAGCAGAGGGGACTCGTTTACAAAGCCTGGCTTCCCGCGGACCTCAGCAGGCACTTGACGGAGCCGCGGCTCCTCCCCACGTCACACACCTTCTGGAAGCCCTCGGAGGTCTATCTATCTTTGCCGAGATCAAGGTTGTCCTCGGCCGCAGCCCGTCCACGCGGCCGCACCCTCAGGGTCTGGTCAGGGTGGTGTACACGGGCTGCTCCCAGTTACTGGGGGGGCTGTGGGCGGGCGGCACGGAGAGGCCACCGAGCAGGGGCGAGGCGTAGGGTCGGCGGGGCGAGTGGAAGTAGGGGTACTGGTAGAGGCCGGACGGGTAGCCAGGGTATGGGCCATAGTAGTTGGGGGCCTGCAGGTCGGTGTAGTCGCACTGTGAGCTGGTGAAGGAGCTGGCGGCCGCGGCGGAGGCGGCCGTGGTGACACTGGCCTGAGCGCTATAGGAGCTGTAGTCGGTGTGCCCCGGAGAGCCGTGCGACTGGTCGCTGTAGTGGCcggggctcagctgctccgtctTGATGTGCGGCCTCGGGGGCCCTGCCTCAGTGGGCGACGCAGAGGCCGATGGGGCTCCCTTGTGGGCCCACACAGGGGACGCCCCGATGCCAGCCGCCCCGGAGTGCGAGTAGGTGGTGCCTCCGTAGGAGCTGGCGGCCGCGGGCTGGCCTGGCTCTGTGGGCAAGGCCGAGTGGCCGTTGAGGGGCAGGTACTGGTCGAACTCGTGGACGTCAAAGGTGTCCATGTTTCCGATGACCTCACTGCTCAGCTCAGAGATGTCCACGTTGCTGAAGTCGATGTTCTGGCGCCCGCTGTCCACCAGGCGGCGGCCTTCCAGCTTCAGCTCCTGCTTGCCCCCGTGGTGCAGGTCAgtcttgggggtggtggggggggtgggcggCCCATGGGTCTGCCCTGGGAACAGAGCACATTTCAGGGATGAATGCCCCTTCTGTAGGGGGCGGCCAGGCTGGTGACGTGCACACAGGAGGAAAACCAGCCCCGCTAACTGCCGCAGGTAGGAATCAACGGCTTTTTGTTCCTGTACATTTCCCAGAAATTCCAGCAAAGCCAGACCTAGACCTCACTCCTCG
This portion of the Pseudorca crassidens isolate mPseCra1 chromosome 15, mPseCra1.hap1, whole genome shotgun sequence genome encodes:
- the SOX8 gene encoding transcription factor SOX-8, whose amino-acid sequence is MLDMSETRAQPPCSPSGTASSMSHVEDSDSDAPPSPAGSEGLGRAAGAGGGGRADAAEAADERFPACIRDAVSQVLKGYDWSLVPMPVRGGGGGALKAKPHVKRPMNAFMVWAQAARRKLADQYPHLHNAELSKTLGKLWRLLSESEKRPFVEEAERLRVQHKKDHPDYKYQPRRRKSVKTGQSDSDSGAELGHHPGGAVYKTDAGLGDAHHHGDHTGQTHGPPTPPTTPKTDLHHGGKQELKLEGRRLVDSGRQNIDFSNVDISELSSEVIGNMDTFDVHEFDQYLPLNGHSALPTEPGQPAAASSYGGTTYSHSGAAGIGASPVWAHKGAPSASASPTEAGPPRPHIKTEQLSPGHYSDQSHGSPGHTDYSSYSAQASVTTAASAAAASSFTSSQCDYTDLQAPNYYGPYPGYPSGLYQYPYFHSPRRPYASPLLGGLSVPPAHSPPSNWEQPVYTTLTRP